TTTACGATAATGCCGTGGATTTTTGCGTGGAAGGCGGGAATGGGGCCTCCGGGGACCGGGGAGGCAATACGTCCGGGATTCGGCGGACGGATCGAATTCGCATGCGTTTGGACGGCGCCAGGCCGTCTCCGCAAATTGAGGCCGTGGGCAGGCTTCCGGGCAAGGCCAATTACTTTACGGGAAAAAATCCCGCCCAATGGAAAACCGGCATCCCCACCTATCGGAAGGTAAAGTACCATTCCGTGTATCCGGGGATTGACCTGGTTTTTTACGGAAATCCCCGGATGCTGGAGTACGATTTTATCGTCCGCCCCGGAACGGATCCATCCCAAATACGCATCGCCTTTGAAGGCGCAAAAGCAGACAAGGCATCGCCCAATGGCGCCCTGGAATTGTCCGCGCCCGGGGGCCTGCGGGTTTTGCAGCACAAGCCCGTTATTTACCAGGAGGATGGAGGCTTGCGTCAGCCGGTGGAAGGCGGCTACGAAAAACTGGGTCCGGGCCTGTATGGGTTTGAACTGGCCTCTTATGACGCGGCGCGGCCCCTGGTCATAGATCCGGCCCTGCAGTTTTCCTCCTATATCGGGGGTACGGACGAGGACATTATAAATGCGGACAGGGTGGACGGGATCGCCGTGGACGCAGACGGAGGCGTGTATATAGGCGGAATTACCACCGCCTCGGACTTTCCCGTAATCAGCCAGATATCCGGCGCCGTATACTCTTCCCCCGTAACAAAAAAGTACGACGCCTGGGTGGCGAAAGTGCATCGTTCCGGCGCCTTTCTGGAGTGGAGCACCCTCCTGGGCGGCTCGGGTCAGGACAAGGTTAACGACCTGGCCTTGAATTCCAACGGCGATGTGGTGGTTGTAGGAAGAGCTTCCTCCAATTTTCCCGAAATGTCGCCTTTGTTTTCGGAGGGAGAATTTTTTGCCGCTCAAATCAGCGGGGACGGCGCCAGCTTGTTGTTCTCCACCCGATTCGGAGGAAGCGACGGCGGAGAGGCGTCGGCCATAGCCGTGGATTCCAACGACAATATATGCATCACAGGCCATACCACCGCGGAGGACTTCCCCGTAACGGCCGGCGCTTATCAAAGCGCATTGAATGTGGACGAAGCCCAGTTCGCAGACGATGCCTTTGTCCTAAAAATCAATCCCCAGGCCGGCATGCTGCTTTATTCCAGCTATTTGGGGGGAAGCAAGACAGACTGGGGAAGGGGCGTGGCCGTGGACGGAAGCGGATGCATTTATGTGGCCGGCGAAACCATGTCAACGGATTTCCCCACGGCCAGCGCCTATCAAGGAGCCCACGGGGGGGGCTCTTACGACGGATTTGTGGCCAAACTTACGGCCAACGGCTCGGCGCTGGAGTATTCCACCTATTTGGGATCGGATGAAACAGGGTCGGGCTCGGCCTCGGAACGATGCACGGCCATCGCCCTGGATTCCAGCAACAGGGCCTATGTGACCGGCGTGACCACGTCGACCTCCTTTCCCACGTTGAACGCCGTCCAAAGCGCCTGCGGAGGGGGGGCGGACGCATTTGTCGCGGAATTCTCGGCGTCGGGAAACGAACTGGTCTTTTCCACCTATTTGGGAGGGGCGAATACGGATTACGGCTACGCCCTCACCCTGGACGCTTCAGGATACATCTATGTGGCCGGCCAAACCAGCTCCGACGGCGCCGACGGCGACGCCTTTCCTTTGGTTGACGCGATCCAGCCGAGTTACGCCTTGGGCGGCGACCCCAACAACAATTGGTGGGACGGCTTTGTATCAATATACACGCCGGGAGGCGCGGTCCTTGACTTCTCCACTTATCTGGGCGGAAACAATTGGGACTCCTTAGCTGCAATAGCGGTGGACGCCTTGGGCGACGTTTACGTAGGGGGCAACACGACCTCCCAAACCTATCCGGTTCTGGGAGCCATTACGTTTCCGGGAGGGACCTTTCCCACCCAGGACTCCCTGCAGGGAACCTACGACGGAATCGTGGCGAAAATTTCCTTAGGGGCTCCCGTTTTCAGCGATATGGAACTGTCCCTGGAGGAGGAAGCCGATCCGGTTAAAGTGGGGCAAACTCTGACATACACCTTTACGGTGGAAAACAAGGGCCCGGACTTGGCAACGAACGCAACCCTGACGGGCGAGCTTTCCGGGATCTTCGACTCCGTGGTCTTAACCCCGTCATCCGGAACCTGTTCGGGCGGAGAGTCCTTCAACTGCGACCTGGGCGACATTGACCCGGCGTCTACAGCGACCGTGACGCTCACGGCGACTCCGGCCCGCATAGGGACGGGCGGCGTGGAAGCCTTTGCCTTCAGCGACTCGGGGGAATCCAACACGGATAACAATTACGTCAGCGAAGAGACGGATTTCACCCCGGCCTCGGATTTAATCCCGGATCCCACATTCATGGTCTTCCCTGCCACGGAAACAGGCGGGCGCTCCAAACTCCAAACATTCACCATAACCAACAGCGCCTCCGTTAACCGGAGCATTGGGCAGGTCAATTTTTCCGGCGCCAATGCAAGCGAGTTTTTAATAGACAGCAATTCGTGTTCGGGCGAAACCCTGTCCCCCGGCGCCCAGTGCAGCATCGTCGCGGCTATGGCGCCCATTAACTCCGGCGATAAGGAAGCTCTGTTAAACATTCCCTCCGACGATCCCGCCTTCCCGGTGGTGGAAATACCCGTGAACGGACAAGGCTTTGTGCTGGGTCCGCCCACCATCGTGCTGCGCAAAACAGGACAAACCACCAGCTACGCAACGGGCGACGACGGAGATCTTCAAAAAGGCATGGATTGGCCCGATCCGCGCTTTCAGGACAATGGCGACGGCACGATGACGGACCTCCTGACCGGCCTTATGTGGCTCAAACACAGCACCTGTTCGGCGGCCATCGGCATCGGGACCTTTTATTACGGCGAGTTAACATGGCAGCAAGCCCTTGACTTCGTGGCCGGCATCAACGACGGAACTTATGACATCAGCGCCTGCGGCGGATATACAGCCGACTATACGGATTGGCGCCTGCCCAACGCCAACGAAATGAAAACCCTGTTTTGCGGAGAACCCACGGTGAGCGGCTCCGACCTGCTCACGTCCTGGGGGTTCATCCCCTGGTATTCTCCCATAGGAGGCGAGCAGAGATGGTGGACCTCCACCAGCGACGCATCCTATTACTCCACAGCGGCGTTGTACGGCGCCGTGCGGCTTTATCCTATTAAAAACCGCGCTAAAGATCCAGGCCCGTACTCCACAAGCTATACGCAAGCCTGGCCCGCGCGCGACGCCGGCGTCACGCCTGTTTGCGCCGTGGCCCGGACTGGCCAGACCAAATGCTTCGACGCCGCAAATACGGAAATAAGCTGCCTGGGCTCCGGCCAGGATGGAGAGCTGAACAGCGGCGTTGCTCCGCCCTCGCCCCGGTTTATTGATCACAAGGACGGAACGGTGACGGACTTCATGACGCACCTCATGTGGCTGCAAAACGCATCTTCCCAGGGGGAAAGAACGTGGACGAGCGCCCTGGCGCGGCTTCAGGAGCTTAACGCCTCGTCCTACCTGGGCTACACGGATTGGAGGCTCCCGAACTCGGAGGAAATGGCGAGCCTGCTGGACCACAGCAACTCAGACCCAACCCTGCCCTCAGATCATCCGTTTTCCAATGTTCAACGAAAATATTGGACGTCCACGGCATACACCGCTGCCTGGAGGCTTCGCCTGAATATGCGGGAAGGCGACTTTTATGGGGAAGACCCCTCCGAATACAATTATGTATGGCCCGTACGGGGAGGGGCGAAGGATTTCTATTTGGTGGACGCCGTCGCCGTGCTTCAAATCCTGACCCTGCAGGAACCGTCCATGACGTCCAGAATCAAGGATATCAATGACGATGGGGTCCTTGACCTGGCGGAAGCCATTTATATTATGCAGAGTCTCCTTGAGATGCGGTAAAACTTAGGAATGCAGGCGCTGAAACGCCCTCCGGCCGGAAGCCTTTCCGCGTCGGCCGGAGGTATAAGCGATCATGATGGCCCGGATAAACTGATAACCTCAAAAAGCCCCATGCGCCTATGGCTGCACAATGTCGCCGCCCTGCGAGGCGCCGGCCTTGGCCGTTTCGGCCTTTCTCGCTTCTCCGACCGCTTTGGCCTCTTCCGCCTGACGCCGGACGCTTTCGGATTTGTCCTTCCGCTCCTGGGGATTTCTGATGCCCAGTTTGGTAAATATGCGAAAAATGCCGTCGCTGCCGCCTGCGATCAGCATCGCGCTCAAGACCTTGCCTCCCCAGAAAGTCCCCTCATAGGTGGTGAAGGCTTGCACGGAGTTGGCGATGATATCCAGGTTGTATTTGGAAAAAATCGCGTAGGCGAGAATGATTACCAGAGGGGTTTTGACGCCTTTGCCCTCGCAAAACCTGGCGAAATACGTCCAGTTGAATATGGGAGTCATGGCGGTTTCAAATATCAGGGATAAAACCAGAAAAAGAGCGAGCACATTTCCCATCTGCTCCCAGTCCGCTTTTACCTTGACAACCAAGCCTTTTTCAGAGGCATCGGCATTGCCTCCCTGGTCAACGGTTTGAACGGCCAGGTTTTGCTGGGCGTTTTGCTCCGTCTCGCCTGCCGCCATCGCGCCGCAAGCCAGGACCATAGCCAACACAAGCAATATAACTATTCCTATTTTTTTCATGACCGCCTCCTTGATGGACAATCCTGCAAAAATAGCTGGTAAAGGCCCCGATAACGCCGGCGCTTCAAGGTCGTGAAGATGAGAAAAAACAAAGATGAAAATCAGTATGGGACGAGTATAAGATTAGTAGAGGGAAAGTGTCAATATTTAAAGGAATTCAGATGAGAATTATATTTGCCGACGCCGCAATAAAGGGAAAAGGAAGATTTAATCCCCTTCTTCGGCCAGGACCTTTTTGGCCTCGGAAATGGCGTTTTCAATGGCCCGGGCCACGTCCGGCTTGATGTCGAACGAAAAGCCTTTTTCCTTGCACTTTTTCTTGGTCTCCCGGATTTCGTTCAGCAACCGCTTGGGAACGGTCACGCGAAGGATGGCGGTTTTGCTGGCGTCTTTGTCGTCCAATCTTTTTACGGCCATAAATATCTCTCCAATATAATTTACTTGGCGGTTTGACGAGGCCCCAAGGGCGCTTTATGCTGGACTTAAAACCCAATTGCTATTGCGTCTTATAGGACACGCAGTCTTTGGAGTCAAGAAGGAAGCGGTAATTATGACAAAATTTTTTGCTATATTTTTTTGTTAATTGTTTGACAAATGATTTTGCCGGAGTTATCTTCCGATCAAAGTCAAGGGGTCGGAGGACATTGAACGCCTTAAAATGCAACGGCGATCAGCCGGACGCAGCGAAAAAGGGGGATGACCATGAGCAAGCTGATGCAAATCAAGGATCTGGTGCAGAATTTGGTGGACAAGGGAGCGACCACGGTGGAGGAAATCCATAAGGCGGTGGCGGATATGCCCTTTGACGCCTTGAAAAAAATCGACCCGGGAGCGGGAGCGACGGAGTCGGCCCGGGAGTTCCACCATCAAACCGTGGGCGGGGTGTACAACCTGATTCGCAAGATCAACCAGGAAGTGGGAAACTTCGCCGAGGAGATCCTGGAAGGCGTGGATCAGACCCGGGACGATTCGGAGAATTATTAAACGGGGCTCCAAACCGCATCTCCATGTTTTTTCATATTCTTTCAGATACGGCCCGAAGCCTTGACAGGATTTCGGGCCTTTCTTTTTTCTTCACCTACTCTTTAGACGCCGCATCAATAACATGGCAATTTTATTTAGCATGAAATTCTGCTAAGACTAGCCCATCTTCTATTCGGATCTTTTTTTTCATC
This genomic stretch from Desulfatibacillum aliphaticivorans DSM 15576 harbors:
- a CDS encoding DUF1566 domain-containing protein produces the protein MTFEPNAGQAQGQVRFIARCPGAVLYFYDNAVDFCVEGGNGASGDRGGNTSGIRRTDRIRMRLDGARPSPQIEAVGRLPGKANYFTGKNPAQWKTGIPTYRKVKYHSVYPGIDLVFYGNPRMLEYDFIVRPGTDPSQIRIAFEGAKADKASPNGALELSAPGGLRVLQHKPVIYQEDGGLRQPVEGGYEKLGPGLYGFELASYDAARPLVIDPALQFSSYIGGTDEDIINADRVDGIAVDADGGVYIGGITTASDFPVISQISGAVYSSPVTKKYDAWVAKVHRSGAFLEWSTLLGGSGQDKVNDLALNSNGDVVVVGRASSNFPEMSPLFSEGEFFAAQISGDGASLLFSTRFGGSDGGEASAIAVDSNDNICITGHTTAEDFPVTAGAYQSALNVDEAQFADDAFVLKINPQAGMLLYSSYLGGSKTDWGRGVAVDGSGCIYVAGETMSTDFPTASAYQGAHGGGSYDGFVAKLTANGSALEYSTYLGSDETGSGSASERCTAIALDSSNRAYVTGVTTSTSFPTLNAVQSACGGGADAFVAEFSASGNELVFSTYLGGANTDYGYALTLDASGYIYVAGQTSSDGADGDAFPLVDAIQPSYALGGDPNNNWWDGFVSIYTPGGAVLDFSTYLGGNNWDSLAAIAVDALGDVYVGGNTTSQTYPVLGAITFPGGTFPTQDSLQGTYDGIVAKISLGAPVFSDMELSLEEEADPVKVGQTLTYTFTVENKGPDLATNATLTGELSGIFDSVVLTPSSGTCSGGESFNCDLGDIDPASTATVTLTATPARIGTGGVEAFAFSDSGESNTDNNYVSEETDFTPASDLIPDPTFMVFPATETGGRSKLQTFTITNSASVNRSIGQVNFSGANASEFLIDSNSCSGETLSPGAQCSIVAAMAPINSGDKEALLNIPSDDPAFPVVEIPVNGQGFVLGPPTIVLRKTGQTTSYATGDDGDLQKGMDWPDPRFQDNGDGTMTDLLTGLMWLKHSTCSAAIGIGTFYYGELTWQQALDFVAGINDGTYDISACGGYTADYTDWRLPNANEMKTLFCGEPTVSGSDLLTSWGFIPWYSPIGGEQRWWTSTSDASYYSTAALYGAVRLYPIKNRAKDPGPYSTSYTQAWPARDAGVTPVCAVARTGQTKCFDAANTEISCLGSGQDGELNSGVAPPSPRFIDHKDGTVTDFMTHLMWLQNASSQGERTWTSALARLQELNASSYLGYTDWRLPNSEEMASLLDHSNSDPTLPSDHPFSNVQRKYWTSTAYTAAWRLRLNMREGDFYGEDPSEYNYVWPVRGGAKDFYLVDAVAVLQILTLQEPSMTSRIKDINDDGVLDLAEAIYIMQSLLEMR